The following is a genomic window from Fusarium verticillioides 7600 chromosome 5, whole genome shotgun sequence.
TCCCTCCTAGCTCTCCCCGGAGCTAGACATAGCATCCGATAGTGCGGGGTACAGTAGTGCAAACGCCCTTAGCGCTAGAGCAGGCGCCTGAGCGACGATCTTTCGTCTGCTGATGGCCGTGTTTCAACATATAACGCGGCTAGTGTGCACTTTGGGAATGATGGAGGGGCTCTGCATATTACGCCTATCATTGCAAACAGGAATTGACCGTCATTTATTTTCCTTTCTCCAGATACCGGCCATGGCTACATCAGTTCAAAAACCGCGACAACGGAGGTATGCACATACAGTCTCGTCTAGCCGAACTGGTGGAATTAACAAGTGCAGACAACTCAAAATTCGATCTTTTCGAGCCTGCTTAGTAGGTGACCTGGCGTGCCACTCATCTTGTAATGAATCTCACATATTCTTCAGACGTGTCATACAAGAAAGGTTCGATGTGATGCTCTGAGCAAAGGGATTCCCTGCACCAATTGCGCTGCATTTAATATAAAGTGTCAAGTTCCAGGCATAGAGGAACCCCTAGTGAGCATTCTGACCAGCCGCGGAAAAAGAGGGCATAGAACGTATGAGTCTCAATGATCCGTTTCATTGTCGTACGTGCTGACAAAGATTAGAGCACAGCGAGGTTTTCCAAGCGACAGTATCAGTGCGCGGGCGTCAAGTTCTCAGGCCTATCAACCAAGTTCCcagcaagatgaagttgtGCTACCAAGAAAGTTCAATGTTCTGCCTATCACATCGGCAGGCCAAGTTATTTACATTGGCGAATCTGCGGGCtttgacctcctccttcgCGAAAGCCAAAGCCTTGTCCATTTCCCGATGCCTCAGGATACACTCGCGCTGTCAATACCTGCTGGGCTGGACCCTCTCGAGATACAAATCCTGAAACGAAGAGGCGCCTTTGTACTGCCACCGAAAACGCTTTGCGACGACTTGATAGAGACCTACTTTTCTTGGGTTCACCCGATTGTACCTGTTATAAATCGTACAAAATTCATGTCACAATACCGAGATCCTACAAATCCTCCTTCAATGCTGCTCCTTCAGTGTGTCTTACTGGCTGGCGCCAGGATTAGCACGAACTCGGAATTGAGAGTTGATGGATCAACTTCAACTGCCGTTGCGACATTCTATCGACGAGCAAAAGCCCTTTATGATGCCGACTACGAGCGCGACCGAATGACCTTGATTCAATCAATGCTATTGATGGGTTGGTACTGGGCTGGGCCTGATGACATATCCAAGAACATGTTTTATTGGAGTCAATCCGCAATCGCTGTGGCTCAGAACTTCGGTCTTCATCGCAACATGGGAAATTCGGGTCTGTCGATAAGCGAAAAGAGGCTTCGCAGGCGAATATGGTGGACGCTATTTACACGAGATCGCGCTTTGGCTGTTGGCCTGGGACAATCAGTATCCATCAATCTCGACGATTGCGACGTCGATATGATAACCGACGATGACTTCATTGAGCATGATGGGAACAATATCGACACATACCCACCCAATTATATTCACGTGGAATTCTTCATCCAGTACGTGAAGCTGTGTAGGCTGATCGGACTTGTCGCGTCGAAATACTCCAAGTTATCCAGGCATGGTCAAGACTGCAATGACATCACCTCAATTGGCACAGCACTATCCCAATGGAACCAAGAGTGCCCTGTCACCATGCGATGGGAGAGACCAAAGCACCACTTTTGGTCTGGCATACTATACTTGCATTACTTCAGCGCCCGTTGTCTGCTATATCGAGCAAGCTCCCCTCGCAACAGAAAGACTTTGCAGGACACAAAACAATCTTACGGATCACCAGATGGCACTGTTCGCGCAGCAAACATGATTACCTCGATTATCGAAGCCCTCAGCGACGGCCAACAGTTACGCCGCTGTCCCCCATTCATCGTCCACAGCCTTTTCTCAGCAATTGTCATACACCTACACGTGTCGAATACGCCGTCTCCGTCAATCAGTAGACTGACCCACCGACGACTAAGCACTTGCTTAGGAGCCACAAAAGATTTGGCACAAGTGTGGGCGGTGGGACGAACAGTGTTGACAATGATCGAGAAGATTTCAGGTCTCAGCAGTGAGGCAAAGCCGTCGCGATCAAGCCATGGCTCGCCTCTCAAGGGCGAGGTCTTTGTCGATATTGGATGTGCTGATGCTTCAGATCCGGTTTGCAGCCCCAACAATGGAAGCCTGCTTATGGACGTTGAAGATactcaaaagcctcaagacTTTCAAAATTGTGGTGGAACACCGAGCTACCACGAAGGGTATGCTCCAGTAGGCCTAGGCTTCAGTGAAGGGCATCCCGCCATCGACCACTATCCTCCACAGCCCAGCGTCTGTGATTCCCAAAAGGAAATTGAATATAGTAGCCTACTACCCGCTGCAGCTACTCTGACTGGATTCATGCCTGACACATTTTATATTGAGGACACGGCCCAAATCTGCAACCCGACAACAGACATACCAGTCGTTACATGGGATCAATTTCAGCTAGGCTGTCAACAAGACTACAGTATTTCAGTGCCTTGGAGTCTGGAGCTTGACTTCCAATGCCTAacagcaccaacaacaggCGCGGTTTATCCATGATCAGAATTATACATAGACAACCATACTTAGAAGGTTAATTTTAATGATGGTACCTATCACAGTGAACAGTCAATGGTCTCAAGTCCTCTAAGTCGCTAGCACTCATCAGATCCCCGCTTCGTCTCTGAGTTCCTGCAAGCCATGCTCATAGATTCCCTACATTGGTTAACAAGCCAGTCAGTGGCAGATACAAAGTTCAGAGCGCCATCATGCACCCGAAGTGCCGACAACAAATCGAGGGAAGCTCCAAGCAAGGGATTGGCCCTGAATGAGTCACAAATGTTTTGAGCTCCCCACTCGGAGTGAAACTCCTCCACGCTTTTCTCGACAGTCGACGTTCGTCCTCATAACTGATGAACTACGACTGCGATGCAATCATCACGTATACATCTTACAAATGATCTTCGAGGTACGCTTGAGTAAGAGCAATGAGATATGAGTTTCAATCAGTAATTCACAATTCGGAACTAACAAAGATACTGCCAACCTGGCAAACTCCCAGGTGAGCTGAGAATGCAAttgcccccccccccccctctTCCGCAATCTCAAGCAACGCCTTTCCGACCCACCCTGTCCCACCAATTATCACCATTGAATGTACAGTTACCGACAACGCAGTAGTACTGTCCACCTTTGTTTTTCTTATTGGGAGACGAGATGTCATATTCTTCCACCTTTTCTTGGTTTTTATACCCTCCAAACGGGATCGTAAAGGATTTTACATGGTCTGATCTTGgtcagcatcatctcaggTACGTATTACATGCCAGGTAACTTACATGTCGTGTGGGCGACGTTGTACCAAATGCAGACCGTTTCATTCTTGACCCCGTTGCAGGTGTAGGAATTGCCAGTTGACCATGACTTGCTGACGCCGAAGTTCAtgcttccccagactttCTCCGGGCCGTTGATGTTGTAACTGGCCGAGATAGTGCGGGACTCCGAATCTGACCTGCCCACGCTACAGCCCGAGCTTGGGCCGCAGTCTATGGTTTCCTGGGTTTTGTCAGTACAAATGTTACAATATACTGTTGGCCAAGACACAGGGGTGTTGTCATACCGATATCTGTATGTGGTAGTAATGCTGGCGAGGATTGCCTGTGCAGTCGCATTAGTGACTGTCATGTCATATTGAGGGGGTAGTTGGTCAACACTTACCATCGCCAACAAGCTCTAGCCTAGTCCTTGCCGCGCCTTGCCGCGCATGCTCTTTGAACTTCTGCCACCAGCCTCGCTTCTGCATCTGACCCGTCTCGTCCAATTCTCTGCTCTGAAGGTCCATCAGTTCGCCATCCGTGGGAGCCTTAGCAAAGCAGTCTCTTGGCTCGTCAACAATGGCACCAAGAGCATCCCAGCTGATTCCTGAGCACTGCACAAGAGTGTGATGTCGGTTGAAGGTGCGGGAGCATGCAGGTCCACCAGACCACAGAGGGTTACTGTGAACCATGTAGGTGGCATTGCCAATGAAGAATTTACCACTTCCATCGTTTTCATCAAGATATGAGAAGTCGATCGGGTCCCTGGCGTGAATGATGCTGCCACATGTCTCCGCTATGACAGTGCCATTGGTGTCTACCGCTACCAATGCTGAGGCCTTCGTTTCATGCTCGAGACGCCAGGCAACGTGGACATCTGTCGCCAGACAAGCTGAAACGAAAAATAAGATAGATTGGAGAGATAGTGTGTTGATCATGACGGGACCAGagagggtgttgatggtCGGACGTactttgttgttgtctcgAAAGATCCTTggttttgatgatgctgagttgGATTGTGGCGGCGAATGTAGAGGGGGCAGCGTTTTATATCCCATGACGTCCTGTAAAAGAATCATCAGCTAGGTTTCAGCATACCAAAGCTTATTCTACAGTAACTGTTCAGGCCTTGTTGCACGATATCTAGGTTTGTAGGTAGATGCGTCATTCGCGGATGAGGCTTGTGTCTGAAAGTTGGTATTATGATTGAAAACTTAAATGGACAAGCAGTTGAGCACTGGCAAACGGGAGGATGCCTACTGCCAGAACTCTTTGGGGTGCAAAGCTTAAGGGAAGCCCAAAAATAAGCTCTACGATGACAGCAACTGTGGTCaaactcaatcaatcattGGCCCAAGTTCACTTGAGTTCATTGGCTGCTAAGTCGACAGAGTTTGCTGCCTCAAGAGCTACCTGTCCAGATTATTCTCTTTGAACAGATTGCATGAGACCAGGACAACTCAACCAGTCATGAGAGCCACATTATGTATCGGCCAGCCATGGCTTTTGGAGGGAGCCTGGGGTAAGAGACCTTCTCAACTCAAGTAACTATGAGATGACTTCCGCCTATtaggttaagctttaggctgcgatCACAGGTGATGAATGAGCTCAACTCGAGATAAAGCTCCGAACTGAGTTTATgagagtgttattttgagttgatagtctccacagctgatggctcacatcacgcgctTCTTCACACACGCTGATGCCTCATACACATCCCACAGCCAAACAATGAGTGGCTTGCAAAATACCAGATTTCGCGTCTCTATCTGTTTGAATGCATATATCAGTATTGAGATCAGGAGCCCGAGGGCAGTTAATGCAAAGATGCAAGGCGACAAAGTAGCATGAAACATGGTCCAGAGTAATGATCTAGAATAGACACTGAACCGACTTTTCATCCCTCCTATATCTAAGGTCCACGTCTAGTCACCTCGCAATATGATATACGACTCGGTTCCTATACATACTATATACCAAATATGTCAATTAGCAAGCAAGCCCAAATCTCTGGCCGCTAAGTAGTTGCTGGCATAGCCCAATTTGCGTCCTTTGTTCACTCCAATAcagttgtgggctagaagtgctattgcagttgagatttgtggctgtgagcttattccagcagagagaacctagttcACTCCAACGGGAGCACAATCCAGACTGCAATCGTTGCGTTCTTGCCATCCACGAAGCAGTAGTGCCAAAGGGGGACAGCCAGCCTTTCGTAATTTCATTGCACACCCCTGCACAACTACCAGGTACCGTCGACGTCTGGCCCTTAAGGTAGATACTCCGGGCAGCTTCAACAATGAGTACGCAGCAGTGAGAGGCAAAACTACGGTATAGCAGTGAGGGGGAGACCAGATGAACACTTCGAATTTCACAATACACAACCGAGTAGTCCACTGGTCTAAGTCTGACCAACGTTTCCAGGCTAATGATTACTTTAAGTTATGAGGCACTTCCAAGAGGTCCCGAGCTCTCGCTATTGGTTTAATTACGCATAAGCTCACTGCCAAGTACGACTCAATGAACGTGCCGAGGTTGGTTCTCTCTTTCATCGTCTTAATACCTGTTCAGACTTACATGCAGTAATACACATGAGTAATACTATGAGTCTTTGACCGCTAAATCATTGATCTAAGTGGTAATATCTTGGCTGTTAACCTCCATCCGCTGATCGTTTCCCCAGTTGCTCCAATAAGATGACCTCGGTATAATCATGGTGTTTAGCTATTTtcgcaagatcatctcaCCCTGGATTAGCGCCCCTTCTTTAAAATATTCCCGCCATTCAAACAACACTAACCAAGGGAGCTAGTGATCTTTAACTCGGCAGAGTTCCGCATCGTGAGATTGCTAGAGTTTGTTGGTATTTCCTAAAACGATGCAGAGTAACGAAGCTCCGAGAAATCATACTCTAGTGCAATAGTTCCTGAGACAGTCCTTAATTAAGTGATtcgttgaagaggctgatggtggtgttctGAAGTGCGgggtcttggtctcatgATGAGTAAGGGGAGATGTTTGTGTGTACGAGCTTCCCCTCCTCGTGGAATGGAGCCGAGGTTTGGAGAAGGCTTGGGAGGTAGgcggatgagatgaagaaattgCAAGATGATAAATTAAATTGAGTGTAAATATAGAGGAAAAcagtgaagaaggcgaaggtCGAGGAAATAAGATAAATAGACCTGATTGTCCCGTTGAAATGAGTTTCTTCACCTCGCAAGCATCTCAATCATTCCACAATCACGGGCAACTCACAAGAACACCTCAGTCCAATCACTAACTCACatccatcatgaagttcacCGCCATCCTCTCACTCTTCGCCGCTGCGTCTGTCGCTCTGCCTACTTCCAGCCCTCTCTCTGAGCGTGAAGTTCTTGCCGAGCTCGAGAAACGTCAATCCGGAAGCATCACTCGCGATGATCTTTCCAACGGCGCTTCATCTGCTTGTCCCCCTGTTATTTTCATCTACGCTCGCGGTTCCACTGAGCTTGGAAACTTGGTAAGTTTTGTTTGTGTCCAGCGACTGAGATTGATCTGACTGGCTTGATAGGGAACACTTGGTCCTCGTGTTGCCTCTGTGCTTGAGAGCAACTACGGTAGCAACGGAGTCTGGATCCAAGGAGTAAGTACCTTCTCTACATAACATCCCGTTTCAACTTCCTGACCGCTTGAACCATAGGTTGGTGGAGCATACCGTGCTACCCTCGGAGACAACGCCCTTCCTCGAGGAACCTCTTCGGCAGCCATCAGAGAGATGATCGGGCTGTTCAACCTTGCAAACTCAAAGTGCCCTTCTGCCAAGATTGTTGCCGGAGGGTACAGTCAAGgcgctgctcttgctgcagCCAGCATTGAGGATCTCAGCACTTCTGTCCGCAACAAGGTCGTCGGCACCGTCCTGTTCGGATACACCAAGAACCTGCAGAATCTTGGTCGCATTCCAAACTACCCACGAGAGCGAACCCTCGTTTTCTGCAACTTCGGAGACTTGGTTTGCACTGGATCCTTGATTGTTGCTGCTCCTCATCTGGCTTATCAGTCTGATGCCTCTGGACCTGCACCCCAATTCCTCATCCAGCGCGTTGCTGCGACCTCTATCTAGTTGGGCTGTTGGCCCAATAGTAGTGAAAACGTTTCGCTTACCATAGAGTACCCGGGGCCCTAGGTAGTAGCGAGACCTTTCTCTCTTTGTTATGATTGGTTCACTgtgttattgttgttgttgctgttcttttctttgtcactCTCTTGACAGTTAGTTTATATCGACCCTGGAGGCTGAATAACACTTTGTCTTCCTCTATACATACGCTAGCCCCTTCGCCAGGTGACATGAGTAACATTAAACTTCATACACTATAGATGTGACAGTAGCTTGATTGTCCTCGTATCTATTTCATTGTATAGCTCTATGTATCTATTTCTCCTTATGCCCATTGATACCTGACTACTCGAAATCGACGCCATTCTTAAGAGTACCAATCTGAGTGATATTGACCTCCATCTGAGTTCCAGGTACAAGGTATTTCGCTGGCTTCAATCCAGCACCAACACCTACACATTCACATGTCAGTTCATACTCATATGAAATCACGCATTAGAGTTACTCACCTCCTGGAGTGCCCGTCATAATAACACTTCCTTTCTGCAGTGTAGTTCCAGAGGATAGATGCGCAATTAATCGGGGAATGGAAAAGACAAGGTCATCTAGTCCTGCATCCTGCCGGGTTTCCTTGTCCACAATTGTCTGGAGATGGAGTTTCTCGGGTGCTGCtatcaaagagcttgaaACTAGAGCGGGACCTAGAGGCGCAAAGGTATCAAAGCCCTTGGAAAATCCCCATTGGGGGACTCCGCCTGCGAGATTTGGATCTCTCTGCCATTTTCGAGAGGAGATGTCGTTGCCTGCTGTATAGGCAGCAACGTAGTCAAGGGCCTCACTCTCCTTGACGTTCTTGGCATCCCTTCCAATGACCACGACCTAGACATGTTAGCTAGCAACTCTTGTAATGAAGTTTGACACGCACCAGTTCTCCTTCGTAGTCTGCTTGGTCATCCTGGGCGACTTTGGGGATCACCACGTTGACTCCATGGTCATgtattgttgttgatggcttgaagaagatggacgGAAAAGGCGGTTGCTTGCGTCCAGCCTCACGAACTTTCCCGTGTCAATACGAGTCTTTAAGGCAGTTCCTCTAACTAGTGCCATAGCTTGATAAAAAATAGTACTCACTGTGTGTAGCATAATTGAGTCCCACGCATCTGAGAATCGAGACGTCGCTAGCAACAAGGGGTCCTAACAAAGTTTTTACTGTGACCACTTCATCTGTAACATGAGTGGCACCAGTTGTGTCGTAAAGGTCATCTCCCTCGATGACTCGAGCTTGGAGTTTCGTCTCCTCAGTGgtatctccaagatcaaagTCGGGGTTCGGGAGGATGGGCTCCCCACGCAAAACACGCCCGTCGGTAGAGACGAATCGGATCAATCGTTGCCAAGCTACCTTCATTGTGATTTTTTTGGTGTTCTGTGCTTAATTACTTGTCACTATAATTCTTCGACGACTAAAGCTCACTGCATAAAGTACAAGTATAtgtcttgcgcttctttTGATACATAAGCATCTTGTGCCGTTCGTCCCGATGGTGCCCCGAAAGTGGAGCTAGCATGGTCAAATGGACACTGCGACAGTCTCTGAGCCAATTGAGGGACTTGCATTTGCGCCAGTGTAACAGAGGCGTAACCTCGAACCCCAGAAGCGTCAGAAGCGAGATGGAGACGGAAGACAACACGCCCTTCCCATTGGTTTGATCACCACAGCCTAAACCAAAGATTGAACAGAGTTTAGAAGTGCCGTGACCCCCGGTTTCCTGTCTCAATAATTCTGGGGAAATGCGGAGACAAGATTTGTCAACCTGGATACAAAAATCGGCCCATCCCAATGTTGCCCCGATCAAGTGCTACTCGCTCGCTCGTTGTTGCATCTCCCAATCGTACCATTGAACATGACCCCCCGAGATGACTCTCCACCAGCTTCGGCCAAAAGCGGAACGTCTCAGCCGCCAAAAGCAAACGCGTCGGAGCCCGCGCCAAAGAGACGCCGAGTCGCGTTGGCTTGTTCGGCGTGCAGGATCCGCAAATCACGGGTAGAGTCTGTATCTTACGCGTTATTGGATGGCTGACTGATGAGATTAGTGTAATGGAGTGCGACCGAGATGTGACACGTGCGATAAGCTGGGCTTCGATTGTTCTTATGAACAGCAAGAAACCTCAGCTAATCTTCTAGTCCCAAAAGAGTAAGGCGTCTCTCTCACTACCCTGGACTGTTGTGAATGAATTGTCTGACATGAAAATGCCTTTAGTATGTTTGCTGCCCTGGAAGCCAAggtgaagctgttggaaACAAACATCGAACAGCATAATATTAGATTGAACTTAGTTGAGGGTACACTCAAAACTTCTGGAAATTCAAGGCAAGATGTCACACTTCcacttcatcaccaacctgGAAATGTTGTGGTCAACATTGATGAGATACCCGAGAATGGCGCTGGCCAGAGCATGACTGATGGCATGGCCGTCTCGTTCGTAGATGAGCAAGACTGCGGTTTCTTTGGTACGCCAATACGGTCTGTACCCCTTGTTGACGTCCTCCAACACTCATACTTTCTAGGCCCGTCATCCAACATCGCACTCATGCGGCATATATTACGAGCTGTAGACACAAAAAGGACACAGCACGTCAATCAGACTTCATTAACACCAGCATCAGAGTACAGTGCCTATGAAGGTGGACTAGTGAGTAATCTAAACGCGTttccaacaacctcgaccGAGCCCCAAAAGGCTGGCGCCAACCTCTTACCACCAGATGAGGTCATGCAACGTCTCATCCGAGCCTACTTTGACAACACAGGGCTATTGTTTCCGTACATACACGAGCAAGTGTTTCTCGACACTTATGAACGATTCCGGGCAAGTGGCTTCCGAGGTAACGTTCGTCGGACATGGCTTGGCCTTCTGAATATGATCCTTGCAATGGCAACTTGTACTTCTTGCTGGGAGGACTCGGGTAGCGAGACTACGTTTGAGGAGTCGGATGTTTACTATCGCAGAGCCCAGGAGCTTTGCCATACACAGATGTTTAGGGGAACAACTCTTGAAACAGGTAGATGACCTCCTCTAATTACACTTCGCGTTCTAGAACTGACATTGTATAGTTCAGTACCTCTTACTCACGAGTCAATATCTCCAGGGGACGCACAAGTCGGTTCATACGTGGACTATCCACGGCCTTGCCGTCAAAGCTGCCATGTCTATCGGACTTCACTCAAGAGATATTGCGTCCAAATTCACTCCTCTCGAACAAGAGATAAGGAAACGCACTTGGTTCGGGTGCATCTTACTTGATAGGTTagtcttctcatcagacaAGTCTACTATGGTCAATATGATGTTCAAGCTGACACAACTATGTAGAAGTCTGAGTCTCACGTTTGGCCGCCCATGTGCTATACCAGAAGAGTACATCCGCTTAGATCTTCCGCAGCCAATACCAGTGCCGGCCTCGGCTTCCAATGGAGTCCATAAAATGAGCACGACATTCTACAACGCCTCAATGTAAGAAGCCACCGTCCCTTGATGGCGATCCACTGACACAACGTGTCTAGAACTCTCTACAGGATCATGGGGCGAATCATTGGCTCACTCTATGGTAGTAATCTTGGATGCGAAGACCAATCATCAGATACAGCCACAatgacatccatgatccagtTCGGCCAAGAGCTCTCAGACTGGCAGAATAGCTTGCCTCAACAACTTGGTTTGCGGTCTGTTGACAACATGCCAGATAATACGGATGAAAATATCCAGGATCCATTACGCGAAAAGTTCAGGATCATTTTGACACTCAGATACCTCAAcgtccaactcctcctccatcgccCAATTTTCATTCGGTCTCTGGGTAGTCTGCTCAGGGAGGCCAAAACGCCATATCGCCATCCGGGATCTATCAACAGCATGCATGCCAACTTTGACAGAGTCTTTGTGCAAGTGGCGGAAAACATCATAGATATTATTTATACCATATTGACCAGGCCTGATCATGGACGCCATTTGGTTGGGGCTTGGTGGTTCACTCTCTACTATGGTAAGTCACTAACCTTGCTGATCTTTATGGTGATCTGACTCATGAAACAGCCTTCAGTGCAGCGTTGGCGATCTTCGGTagcttgttgatatctctcGGCGTGGAAGTCGGGAACGCCGAAAGTGCGAAACGATATCTCGGCAAGACTTGCGAGGCTCTTTTGAAGCTCAGCGACAACAACACTCTTGTCCTCCGCTGCGTCAGATTCGTACAGCAACTTCTCCGGATTGTGAGCGCCTGGGGTCAGTATTCCTCATTGACCCTGATTACAATTCTTGTCATTGACAGCTTTTTAGATGCGAGCACCACGACCCAAACCGATATTAATAATGAATCTTTGGGATCATACTTGACGGCGGAAGGGGGCCCTACTAATTTTGACATGGAGTCGGATTTGCTATCAACGATGCCGACATGGGAAACATCAACGCTTGGGTTTGgggatgagcttgagctgggTCATTTCTTTGCCAGTGATTCCCAGCGGTGGTTTGAGCAGACACAATGGTAATCTCAATATGATGGTGTCATAAAAGCCTATGACGTAAAGTGATAAAACGCGACGCGCGCCATAAGATGAGCCCTTTTGACGCCATGACAACAGTGACCGAGCGATTGCCAGTAACTCCGTTGTTGTGCCTCAGTAACTAGAAGGGATCATGAGAATCGCGCACATCAGTatgagcagcagcatcggATCTGAGATTCGGTAGTTGGGAGGTACTTGACAGATCTCGGAGGTTCGAGAGACGTACGAGAACCGCTTAGTCAGCGGCGTTCGCGTTTGAGTTCACCATGCCGTGTGTTTCCCCACGGGGAACTGTCGGTACGATATCGTATCAATTTACGGAGAGCGTTGGTGCAGTTGATTGAAAACATTGATATAGACAACGTGTATAGATGAAAACTCCCGAAAGAGAACTACATTCACAACATAATCTACCAAACCTGTCTTGCTTCATTCCTCTCATCAATCATGTCTAAAGAAATAACCCCTGGGGGTTATCATTGGCTCAATGACACtatcaacagccttgatccAGAGACCGACTATGAGCTCATGTGGAGGCTCATGTCTTGCTACCGATCAAATGATTTCATGAACAACATGATCTACGCCCTTACATTTcccaacttcatcatcacgaccCATGGCTGCGAAACTGTCTGGCGCTCAGACGGCGGCAAGGTTGTCAAGCGCGGAGCTCAGCGCGTCGAAGACACCGAAAACTACAACATGACGTGGTGGCACTATGGACCAAGTGATcaacgatgtcgagatgCAGTGGAGcatatcaacaaccttcaTATGTCTCTGGCGCGTCGTTACCCCGGCAACTTCTCGTTCAACGAAGACTTTCTATACGTCACTACTTTTAGTGCTGTACTCATGCACCGTCTGCGTCTTCGGCTGGGACTATCGGGTTTCactgagaaagagaaaatTGCGGCTCACCACTTTTGGCGGGAAATGACGCCGCTATTCATCAGAGAGGACGGAAACTCTGTCTACGGATATCCTAAAGACTTT
Proteins encoded in this region:
- a CDS encoding cutinase, translating into MKFTAILSLFAAASVALPTSSPLSEREVLAELEKRQSGSITRDDLSNGASSACPPVIFIYARGSTELGNLGTLGPRVASVLESNYGSNGVWIQGVGGAYRATLGDNALPRGTSSAAIREMIGLFNLANSKCPSAKIVAGGYSQGAALAAASIEDLSTSVRNKVVGTVLFGYTKNLQNLGRIPNYPRERTLVFCNFGDLVCTGSLIVAAPHLAYQSDASGPAPQFLIQRVAATSI